A window of Syngnathus typhle isolate RoL2023-S1 ecotype Sweden linkage group LG9, RoL_Styp_1.0, whole genome shotgun sequence genomic DNA:
CCCAGAACAAAAGTGGACCATGTCCCAACTGCAAAGGGATGAGCAACGCCCCATTTTCTTTCCCCTAACGGTCCGTTTCACAGTTCCGACATTTTGCAGCTGCTGAGTTTTAATCGTTTGGTGGAGCTGATCAATGGATTGAGTTTCCTGGTGGCGGCTTTGGTCAAAGAGCCCTCTGTCGACATCCCCCGCCTGGCATCGTTTGCGTCCTTAGTATGCTGCTCCTGCTCCATTTCCGCCCGCCGGCTTTGGGCCGTCCTTTCCAAGACACTCATTTGCGCTTAATATCCGATTCATTCTTCTCCGTCTGCTTGATGAGGTGAAGAGGCACAATCTGACAAGATGATTAGAAGTGCATCGATGAATAGATTTTTAGATGACTTTTGTTTTCACGTGGCCTGCTTTGGCAACACACAGACGGacggtgttgttgtttttgtttccgtCCGCTTTCATCACAGTCAGCGGGGGGGTCCTCCTCTCGTTGGATCCAAGCTTGAGTGGGAGGGAGTCTTGATGAAATCCATGTTGTACACTTTGATGTATATTTCAGAAGCTCAAGTGGTctcacagccccccccccacaacagACCGTCTTGCTAATATGGGTCACTCAGTCCTAAATCCTATTTTGGCTTTTCCCGTTGCTCAAACACTCAGGACGAGATATTTGGATAACTAATCGGGCCTTATTATACATGAAGTAATTATCATTATTTGCAGTATAACAAATGTCTTTGTGTGCATGTGGAAGTGGGTCACGTTTGAATCATTTAGGGcgtccccaccccacccccaaagCGTAAAAGCTGAGTGGGGGCATCCTGTCCGTCAAGCCTTTCGCTGACCTGCTTTGTTGGccaaggcaggaaggaaggacaaACTCACTTCCTGGTCTGATGATGTCACAacgagaaataaaataaaaatgagaatACTCGCAGGTATTTATACTTTATCCTCCGCCGCCCACAACACACTTGTTGGTGCGAAGATCCGGAAAGGGGCTCGCAACTGGTGTCGTTTACAAGCCAATAAAAGAAGCTCAGACCTAAGTCCGATGAAAGCAATTGACTCTCGCCTTGTCACAATTATTGCGCAAGGAGATTTGTCACGCGTTCCCGAAATCTGCCGCCGGCTTTGTCTGTTCGCATCTCCTCAACCGACACGGAAGACGTCAGCCTAATTTCTGAAAGGTGATTCTGAAATGTCCGCTTGTCATCGGCAGGTTGCGTCAAGAGCGAGGGGAAGTCTTGTGAGCTAGGCCCAGACCACTGTGACCATGGCGACGGGTAAAAGTAAAAACCAGAGTTCTCTCGCTCTGCACAAGGTGATTATGGTGGGCAGCGGCGGCGTGGGAAAGTCAGCTCTGACGCTACAGTTTATGTACGATGAGGTAAGCGGCCATGTTGGCGGCGGCGCCGAGCGGCTCCGTCGCACTTCCAATCACCTGTTCTGTCGTCGCCAGTTTGTGGAGGATTACGAGCCCACCAAGGCCGACAGCTACCGGAAGAAAGTGGTCCTGGACGGGGAGGAGGTCCAGATCGACATCCTGGACACGGCCGGCCAGGAGGACTACGCCGCCATCAGGGACAACTATTTCCGAAGCGGGGAGGGCTTCCTGCTCGTCTTCTCCATCACCGAGCACGAGTCATTCGCGGCCACCGCAGAATTCAGGTGCTGCtgcggcagttttttttttttttttttccgtgattCGTGTCATCGGGGGTGCACTCAAACAAATGTGGCGGCAGGGAGCAGATCCTGCGCGTGAAGGCGGAGGAGGACAAGATCCCGCTGCTGGTGGTGGGGAACAAGTCGGACCTGGAGGACCGCCGGCAGGTGTCTGTAGAGGAGGCCCGCGGGAAGGCCGACGAGTGGGCCGTCCAGTACGTCGAGACGTCCGCCAAAACCAGAGCCAATGTCGATAAGGTACGCGCACTCACGCAAGCACGCACAACCTTGGCCCGACCTTTGCATGCCGAGCTTTTGTTGTTCCACGTCAGGTTTTCTTCGACCTGATGCGCGACGTCCGAGAGAAGAAAATGTCGGAGAACAAGGACAAAAACGGAAAAGGCaagaacaagaagaacaagaagagcTTCAGAGAGAGATGCTGTCTCCTCTGAGATCCTTCGGCAACTTCATGACGCACAAACCAGCCGTCCGGTTGTTGATTTTTTGGGGCCATTCAGTCaagtgcacatttttttttagccagtACGAGTTCACGGGAAACTAAGCACGGATCCCCCCCGCCTGCCAAACGGCCACACTAAACTTAGTTTTGGGAGGGGGACGGAACTCAGAGACGCCGACTGCCGTCGATGTCGTCCGCCCGCCGTCACGGTGGaacgcttttgtttgttttgcgctttgaattttaatttctaCATTAGCGGCTATTTTCTCTTTTGACTGCAAACTAACTCgattgtcatgttaaagcaaattgacAGCAAATCTAATATTGTCTTTTGTGATGCAATCGAAAAATAACCTGGTGAGAACATCCGTGGATGAAGTCATagtagttattttattttattttttcctggtGCTTCTCCAATATTGATGTGATTGTAAAACCTTGCCACTTTTTCCAAAGTGCACGTCGTACTGTCCGTTTGCTACCACAGCTCATTTTAGAcgacttttctttctttggaaGAACACGCACTACAGCAGATGTTGGGAGGTTGAAAATATTCAAACTACTTGAACAGCGGCAGCGAGTTTGTCTTTTAAACACCTTCCTCCAACTAACATGCAACTTTTCCAACattgtttgccccccccccccattcctgccattgtttttatttctatccTGTGAGCATTtctaaataaatgtgtttttatatacACTGTAttggctcttcttttttttttgcagtcataAGGAATTAGatgacattgaatattgattccCTGCATTCCAATGTTATGGATGCTCCTGCTATTAAAATGTGCCCTCAAGGCAGAAGTTTCTTTGTTTTGGTCCAACTCAAGTTATTGTACTCCCAAAGCTGATAGTGATAAAGTGCCATCCATTTGATGAAGCCCAGTCTTATCCCACATGGAGGAATTCTTTCTATCCACGCATTTGTGACAGCGTGCAAAGCAACCACAGACTTAAAGTATTACTGTGAGTCTCCAGCAACCAAAACATAGAAGTCATTAAGTCCCTTAGTCCCACGAAGGGGGTCGTTTGTGTCTTTTCAACCCAAAGGGGAATCTACATCGACCTAAATAAGCGATTCTCGCGGCGTACCATTAGTGGTGATTTGTCGCCCTCTGGTGGTACCGGAAATAACAATAAATTCTGCATGACGTCAACACGGTTCAATCACACAATTTTAACTGTTGGTCTCATTAATTAGATGACATCAGTCATTAATATAACAGTTGCATACCTTCCCCGGCAAAACCTATATTTAAGTGTATTAAGTATATTTAACCTATATTTAATTAAATTCGACCCATGCATGTTagtcccttttttttatttataattaattcCACGAATACGCACCCTGAGGCCCAATGTACACCACTAGTGAACCCGATTCGCATTTTCCAGCATTTCCACTGGAGCAAGCGCTCCTGATGGGCACATTTCCCCCCGCGCCCACCCGACACTGCACCTCCGCCCCTCCTTCGCTAAGTAGACAGATTAGGTGGTCGGTTAAACTCACGGGACGGACGCCGCTTATTTGGAAAGATATGAAAGGGCAACGCGAAGCGGCCTAATGACCGATGCAGTGTCACCGGCACACTCCAAGGTCTTTAATCATTGTGCagagaggggtgggggggcacgGGGCACCCGCCCGTCCTCTGAGTAACCCTCATTATATCGCAGCTAATGTTGGAGATGAGGATGTTCAAGTGATAAAACACCATCACGCTCCTCCATTAGACGCAAAGAGAAACACACTCGGTGGAATTGCACTCGACCTGCGAGATAAATGCGACGGACAAGGAATAACTTCTATTTTGGCGACTGCTGCTGCGGTCTCTGAGGAGCAGCTTTTCACCCCTCATCCGCTAGATGGCAGTGTTGCTATTGCTTTCAGTCCAAACCGTCTTATTGGGACTATCTCAGTGGCCCGCCCACTGTGtttatatttgatttatttctgcTCCTCCGCTGAGTTTCCTTCACTAGTGAGGTTTGGATTGAAGTAAACGGCAGTGATTTGATGTTATTGATCTTTTAAACAAAAACTTGGTTTGATTGAAAACTTTTTTAGAGTCTGGATGCTTATGTTCATTCATTTGGTAGGTCAAAGACAGTATATTTTCCTATTAGTACTATTTAACTGTTGCCTAAAAAATTGCATGTGGCGGAGTGCAGCCACACGAGGAAAAATACAACAGTCAGAATTAAGAACAAAACTTAGGTGGTTGGCTCCAGGGCCCGACCGACTGCAGCAAGGATCCAACAAGACTGAAAGAAACCAGGGAATTAAATACAAGCGGACTGATGAGACAACACCTATAttgaagggttagggttagggttaacaaggATTGGTTAACAAGGGAACAGGCGGAAACCAAACTTGAGGCAGAAGTCAAAAAAGTTACATGACTAAACAAGACAACATGAAATGaaatggtcatgtgacattcgcAAGTTGAATCCTTCAGCactatgatgtcattttcaattgatTGCAAGTGTAAAAAAGAcaacatcaaataaagttgcatGATTAATAACACCACAACACAAATGCATTTAAAGGTtcaaaagcagatttttttttttagtttgaaat
This region includes:
- the LOC133159936 gene encoding ras-related protein Ral-B; amino-acid sequence: MATGKSKNQSSLALHKVIMVGSGGVGKSALTLQFMYDEFVEDYEPTKADSYRKKVVLDGEEVQIDILDTAGQEDYAAIRDNYFRSGEGFLLVFSITEHESFAATAEFREQILRVKAEEDKIPLLVVGNKSDLEDRRQVSVEEARGKADEWAVQYVETSAKTRANVDKVFFDLMRDVREKKMSENKDKNGKGKNKKNKKSFRERCCLL